In the Candidatus Saccharimonadales bacterium genome, one interval contains:
- a CDS encoding IS630 family transposase, with product METITLRQFERQELRRWVRGQSRDAAQARRARLILLIADGERYGVIREKLSCDTNFIARWKKRFVGERLAGLYSHHTGRLASPQSERKEARILKWTLQKKPSDGSTHWSGRKLALELGDVSHMTIARVWSKHGIGPHRVEGYMSSNDGAFETKAADVIGLYLHPPQHAAVFSVDEKTAIQALDRKDPVLPLTAGRAERHGFEYFRHGTLSLYAAFNTQSGEILGKTAQRHTRAEFVAFLTDIVASQPANKEIHVILDNLSAHKTDRVKSFLADHPQVHMHFTPTYSSWLNQVELWFAKIERDVIARGVFTSVTDLKKKIMRYIRQYNKNPRTVKWKYFNPKHRIKRES from the coding sequence ATGGAAACAATCACTTTGAGACAGTTTGAACGACAAGAACTGAGGCGTTGGGTAAGAGGACAAAGCCGAGACGCGGCGCAAGCGCGCCGAGCTCGCTTGATACTTTTGATCGCCGATGGGGAACGCTACGGGGTGATTCGCGAGAAGCTCAGTTGCGATACCAATTTTATTGCTCGTTGGAAAAAGCGCTTTGTGGGCGAGAGATTGGCCGGTTTGTATTCGCACCATACCGGCCGACTCGCCAGCCCCCAGAGTGAGCGCAAAGAGGCTCGGATTCTTAAATGGACGTTGCAGAAAAAACCCTCGGACGGGTCCACTCACTGGAGCGGTCGTAAGCTGGCGTTGGAACTGGGCGATGTCTCGCATATGACCATTGCCCGAGTGTGGTCCAAACACGGCATCGGGCCCCATCGTGTTGAGGGTTACATGAGCAGTAACGATGGTGCTTTCGAGACCAAGGCTGCCGATGTGATCGGGCTTTACTTGCATCCGCCCCAACACGCAGCAGTATTCTCGGTCGATGAAAAAACCGCCATCCAAGCTTTGGATCGCAAAGACCCTGTCCTGCCGCTGACTGCAGGACGAGCCGAGCGCCATGGGTTTGAGTACTTTCGCCACGGAACGTTGTCGCTTTACGCTGCCTTTAACACCCAGAGCGGTGAGATCTTGGGAAAGACCGCACAGCGTCATACCCGTGCGGAGTTCGTCGCCTTTCTCACCGACATTGTTGCCAGTCAGCCCGCTAACAAAGAGATTCATGTCATCTTGGACAATCTTTCGGCACATAAGACGGACCGAGTTAAAAGTTTCCTTGCCGATCATCCTCAGGTGCACATGCATTTTACGCCGACCTATTCCTCATGGCTGAACCAGGTCGAACTATGGTTTGCCAAAATCGAGCGCGACGTGATCGCTCGCGGGGTGTTCACCTCCGTGACAGATCTAAAGAAAAAAATCATGCGCTACATCCGCCAATACAACAAAAATCCAAGAACCGTAAAATGGAAATATTTCAATCCCAAACATCGCATCAAACGCGAATCAA